From one Streptomyces sp. N50 genomic stretch:
- a CDS encoding mandelate racemase/muconate lactonizing enzyme family protein: protein MRITGISTHVVGTPWRNLTYVQVHTDEGVTGVGETRMLGHTDALIGYLREAEANHILGSDPFAVEDLVRRMKYGDYGRAGEIVMSGIAVIEMACWDIKGKALGVPVWQLLGGKVTDKVKAYANGWYTTERTPEAYHKAAQGVMERGYKALKIDPFGTGHFELDHEQTLYAVSLIEAVRDAIGPDAELMLEMHGRFSPSTAVRLAHELAPFKPAWLEEPVPPENLKALEKVAAKVDMPIATGERIHDRIEFRELFESQAVDIIQPDVGHIGGIWETRKLAATAEAHYVLVAPHNVGGPVLTAASLQVGFSSPNFKILEHFNDFADADIKKVVKGAPQVIDGYFHLSDAPGLGVELDVDAAAEFPQQQARFDLWADGWEQRKPKGSK from the coding sequence GTGCGCATCACGGGAATCAGCACGCACGTGGTCGGGACGCCATGGCGCAATCTGACGTACGTCCAAGTGCACACCGACGAGGGCGTCACCGGCGTCGGCGAGACCCGGATGCTGGGCCACACCGACGCGCTGATCGGTTACCTGCGCGAGGCCGAGGCAAACCACATTCTCGGTTCCGACCCGTTCGCCGTGGAAGACCTCGTACGCCGGATGAAGTACGGCGACTACGGGCGTGCGGGTGAAATCGTCATGTCCGGCATCGCCGTCATCGAGATGGCCTGCTGGGACATCAAGGGCAAGGCCCTCGGCGTGCCGGTGTGGCAGCTGCTCGGCGGCAAGGTCACCGACAAGGTGAAGGCGTACGCGAACGGCTGGTACACCACCGAGCGGACCCCGGAGGCCTACCACAAGGCCGCCCAGGGGGTCATGGAGCGCGGGTACAAGGCGCTGAAGATCGACCCCTTCGGCACCGGGCACTTCGAACTCGACCACGAGCAGACCCTGTACGCGGTCTCCCTCATCGAGGCCGTGCGGGACGCGATCGGTCCGGACGCCGAGCTGATGCTGGAGATGCACGGCCGGTTCTCGCCGTCGACCGCGGTGCGGCTCGCGCACGAACTCGCGCCGTTCAAGCCCGCGTGGCTGGAGGAGCCGGTCCCGCCGGAGAACCTGAAGGCGCTGGAGAAGGTCGCCGCGAAGGTCGACATGCCCATCGCGACGGGTGAGCGCATCCACGACCGGATCGAGTTCCGCGAGCTGTTCGAGAGCCAGGCCGTCGACATCATCCAGCCCGACGTCGGTCACATCGGCGGCATCTGGGAGACGCGCAAGCTCGCCGCGACCGCCGAGGCGCACTACGTCCTCGTCGCCCCGCACAACGTGGGCGGCCCGGTGCTGACCGCCGCCTCGCTCCAAGTCGGCTTCTCCTCGCCGAACTTCAAGATCCTGGAGCACTTCAACGACTTCGCGGACGCCGACATCAAGAAGGTCGTCAAGGGCGCCCCGCAGGTGATCGACGGCTACTTCCACCTCTCGGACGCGCCCGGTCTCGGCGTCGAGCTGGACGTCGACGCGGCGGCCGAATTCCCGCAGCAGCAGGCGCGGTTCGACCTCTGGGCGGACGGCTGGGAGCAGCGCAAGCCGAAGGGTTCGAAGTGA
- a CDS encoding zinc-dependent alcohol dehydrogenase, with the protein MSTAVVIEAPGEHRLASHEPRRPDAGEALVRVHAVGICGSDREVYQGNRPEGYVRYPLTPGHEWSGTVEAVGAGVPATLVGRKVVGEGFRNCQVCDRCHAGETTLCTAGYEETGFTQPGAMAATLTLPARLLHVLPDEADLTAAALLEPAACIAAAALKANARPGERVAVVGTGTLGMFAVQFLKAGSPAELLVVGTRPDRAKLSKDFGASRFLTRDQELPDDFDVVIETAGSASAARTAASLLRRGGRLVLTGIPAPGAEGLDPTDLVVRQLEVHTVFGAPPDAWAHTVRVFGAGLLDPLPLVTHELPLAEFPQAIELVGSGDPKVGKVLLRP; encoded by the coding sequence GTGAGCACCGCGGTCGTCATCGAGGCACCGGGCGAGCACCGGCTGGCCTCGCACGAGCCGCGCCGGCCGGACGCGGGTGAGGCGCTGGTGCGCGTCCACGCGGTCGGCATCTGCGGCAGCGACCGCGAGGTGTACCAGGGCAACAGGCCCGAGGGCTACGTCCGTTACCCCCTCACCCCGGGCCACGAGTGGTCCGGCACGGTGGAGGCCGTGGGCGCCGGGGTGCCCGCGACGCTCGTGGGCCGCAAGGTCGTCGGCGAGGGCTTCCGCAACTGCCAGGTCTGCGACCGCTGTCACGCGGGCGAGACGACGCTGTGCACGGCGGGCTACGAGGAGACGGGCTTCACCCAGCCCGGCGCGATGGCCGCCACCCTCACGCTCCCTGCCCGCCTCCTCCATGTCCTCCCGGACGAGGCCGATTTGACGGCGGCGGCGCTGCTGGAACCCGCTGCCTGCATCGCGGCCGCCGCGCTGAAGGCGAACGCCCGCCCGGGTGAGCGGGTCGCGGTGGTCGGTACCGGCACGCTCGGGATGTTCGCGGTGCAGTTCCTGAAGGCGGGCTCGCCCGCCGAGTTGCTCGTGGTGGGCACCCGCCCCGACCGCGCGAAGCTGTCGAAGGACTTCGGCGCGAGCCGATTCCTCACCCGGGACCAGGAGTTGCCCGACGACTTCGACGTCGTGATCGAGACCGCCGGGTCCGCGTCCGCCGCGCGCACCGCCGCCTCCCTGCTCAGGCGCGGCGGACGCCTCGTCCTCACCGGTATCCCCGCGCCGGGCGCCGAGGGCCTGGACCCGACCGATCTCGTCGTACGGCAGCTGGAGGTGCACACCGTCTTCGGGGCACCGCCGGACGCCTGGGCGCACACGGTCCGGGTCTTCGGGGCGGGCCTGCTCGATCCACTCCCCCTGGTCACCCATGAGCTGCCGCTCGCCGAGTTCCCGCAGGCCATCGAGCTGGTGGGGTCCGGCGATCCCAAGGTCGGCAAGGTGCTGCTGCGGCCGTAG
- the chvE gene encoding multiple monosaccharide ABC transporter substrate-binding protein, whose protein sequence is MRIRRSRALPLIAGAATLALTLSACGQSGSGGSKEKESSAKGGTIGIAMPTKSSARWISDGNNMVADLKTKGYKTKLVYGEDDPDTQVSQIENMITQGVKGLIIAAIDNKSLNNVLQEAASAKIPVIAYDRLILGTKNVDYYASFDNEKVGTLQGTYIAEKLGLTSGKKGPFNIELFAGSNDDNNTKYFFDGAMKVLQPYIDKKELVVKSGQTALNKVTTLRWDGTTAQNRMEDILTGSYKTGRVDAVLSPYDGISIGILSALKSDGYGTSAKPLPVITGQDAELASVKSIIAGEQTQTVYKDTRQLAKVADTMIDDVLNNKTPKTNDTKTYDNGTKVVPAYLLQPVSVDKTNYEDVLVKGGYYTDAQLK, encoded by the coding sequence ATGCGCATCCGCAGAAGTCGCGCCCTCCCCCTCATAGCCGGCGCCGCCACCCTCGCGCTGACCCTGTCCGCCTGCGGCCAGAGCGGCTCGGGCGGCAGCAAGGAGAAGGAGAGCAGCGCCAAGGGCGGCACGATCGGCATCGCGATGCCGACGAAGTCCTCCGCGCGCTGGATCTCCGACGGCAACAACATGGTCGCGGACCTCAAGACCAAGGGCTACAAGACCAAGCTGGTCTACGGCGAGGACGACCCGGACACCCAGGTCTCCCAGATCGAGAACATGATCACCCAGGGCGTCAAGGGCCTGATCATCGCGGCGATCGACAACAAGTCCCTGAACAACGTGCTCCAGGAAGCCGCGTCCGCGAAGATCCCGGTCATCGCCTACGACCGCCTCATCCTCGGCACCAAGAACGTCGACTACTACGCCTCGTTCGACAACGAGAAGGTCGGCACCCTCCAAGGCACGTACATCGCCGAGAAGTTGGGGCTGACCAGCGGCAAGAAGGGCCCGTTCAACATCGAGCTGTTCGCCGGCTCGAACGACGACAACAACACCAAGTACTTCTTCGACGGCGCGATGAAGGTGCTCCAGCCGTACATCGACAAGAAGGAACTGGTCGTCAAGTCCGGGCAGACCGCGCTCAACAAGGTCACCACCCTGCGCTGGGACGGCACCACCGCCCAGAACCGCATGGAGGACATCCTCACCGGCTCGTACAAGACCGGCCGGGTCGACGCGGTGCTCTCGCCCTACGACGGCATCTCCATCGGCATCCTGTCCGCGCTGAAGTCGGACGGCTACGGCACCTCCGCCAAGCCGCTGCCGGTGATCACCGGTCAGGACGCCGAGCTGGCCTCGGTGAAGTCGATCATCGCCGGTGAGCAGACGCAGACCGTCTACAAGGACACCCGCCAGCTCGCCAAGGTCGCGGACACCATGATCGACGACGTCCTCAACAACAAGACGCCGAAGACCAACGACACCAAGACCTACGACAACGGCACCAAGGTCGTCCCCGCCTACCTGCTGCAGCCGGTGAGCGTCGACAAGACGAACTACGAGGACGTGCTGGTCAAGGGCGGGTACTACACGGACGCTCAACTCAAGTAA